CTGTTCTTACTGGTCAATACTTATCAAGTTAATGAACTTGAAGAAACTCTTACCCGATCTCCAATGTGTGATTCTGGAGTGTGCCACCACAGGAGTCCACCAAGGAAAGCGACACTTATGACTTGGAATATTCTCAGCCTGTTGAAGGCTTCAAACCTTCTCTCCCTCAGACCCCTTTGCAATAGCACTTTGAACTGATGCCACCAACTTGTGCACCATTGCTCTGGTTTTATGTGATTTCCTGCATCTATTAGGCAACAAATGTATTTCAAGacttaataaacaaaaattaacttttgaagGATATGCGTATGAATGTTTATAACTAAACATTTAGAACACCTACTTGTGGAAGCATCCTTAATGGCTTTGAAGTTATTCACTTCCAAGCTGCATAGTTCGTCTTTCAGCCTAGTAGCTATGTTCTTATCATAAGCAGAGACTAAAGCTTCCCTCACCAACTTCTTTTCTACCTCCTGGCTCCCACTTTGTTCAGTTGGAAGCTTGGAGGAGTCTGGAGCAATTCCTGCAGTTTTTCATCATTGTCAAGACTTTGTACACACACAAATATGGTTCTGTTTAAACTAGCTTGCCATTATTTCAGTAAACTAAGATAATTGAGTGAGTGGGGACTCGTTATAATTCATCTCAGTTAAAAACAGTAGAAATATAATTCCAATAGGCCTGACCATGattccataataataataataataatttgagaatAAAGACTATACATTCATAGTAAcagtataaaactgttttaCACTGTATCCAATCACAAATCACCATgtgttgacttttataatagcTATCTTAAAAATCATCCCAACGATGATTTATTATTGGATGACAgtgtaaaacttttttataGGATCAGTGTATAGCCAACTCTAATAATTTAATccataataaattgaaaaaaagtagTGTGTGGcttaaattgaaaagaaagaaatattattaCCATTGGCAAGATCAAGCATTAAATCAGCAGGATTGACAATCATGGATGTGGAAAAACCAACAGAAGAAAAGTAGTCCATTGCAGATGAAGCAGGGCCATAATAGATGGGGCATCCTTCAGAGAGCAAGACCACTTTATCAAACATGTGATAGAGGCGACTAGAGGGTTGATGAATGGTGGTGACAACAGTTCTTCCCCCACAAGCCAAGCCCTTGATTGTCGTTATGATCCTTTGAGCAGTTGTAGAGTCCAACCCTGAGGTAGGCTCATCAAGCAGCAAGAGGCTTGGATTGATGAGCATTTCCTGGCCTATGCTGACCCTCTTTCTCTCCCCTCCTGAAATCCCTCTGAAGAAAGGGCCTCCAATCATGCTACCCCTGCACCTACTCAGCCCTAGCTCACTGATCACATGCTCCACATGgtgcactttctcttcctttGTCAAGGAGTTGGGGAGCCTCAGAAGTGCAGTGAAAAGAAGGGTTTCAAAGACTGTGAGATGAGGGTATAGCACATCATCCTGCGCCACAAAGCCTGTTCTTCTTTTCATGGCACCTGAAAAAGGCTGGTTATTGTAAGTGACTTTTCCTGATAGTTTGCCACTGAGCCTTCCTCCAAGTGCTGTGAGAAGTGTGGTTTTACCACTTCCTGATGGCCCCAACATGGCCATTATTTCTCCTGGAGAAACCATGCCTGTGACTCCTTTAAGTATGGTCTTCTCTTTGCAACTCCTTGTGCTACCCCAACATAGACCACCCTTATGCTCTATTTTAACATTGTACACCAATTCCTCAAACTGCAAATGGAAACAGAACAgaacataagcaaaaaaaaaaaaaaaagtaaacaataaTTAGCCCACATGAATGAATATGTATTATGGTGGTTTTTTTAGAATCAATGTAAtggtatatataatatactagGTAATGATAAGGGAATGACCTTCAAAGTTATGGGGAACATAGCTAGTTTTGGAAAAGATTGCTCATTTGTTTTTATGGGAAGGACAGTCTCAGTCATCTCAGGTGGTCCTTCCTCAGGGTGAGtagtgttgttgttattgtgttCTGGTTTGGGTGCTATGCAGTTTTCTGGCATGGCCAAAGAAAGTGAGAGATTTGTAGTGTTTTGGTGGTAGTGTGATAGTATTGACAATTGAGGTGTAGAGAGAAGTTAAGAAGTTCCTTTTATCTTTGCTTCTCGTTGTGTAGTGAGGAGGAGCACACATGGATCTATATATAGCACAAACTAAAATGTTCACTGTGTGTACCAAAGTACTATTTGTTTAGGACTCCCATGGATGGTGGGTTCCACCATCTCTTTTAACTCGGAATTATTCTAACAGAACCATGCTCCCCTAAAAACTAGAAATTCTCAacaattctcaattttattttaaagagaaTAGTGATactaaacttaatttttttttaaataaagtctCAGATTTAAAttctgtaaaaataaaaaagaatataattaaaaaaaatctcactaaaaataagtaatcagatgtatattttaatagatattaattaataatcaactaAACGGATCAATCCTCACAAATAacagtaataaaaaaagaagaggggGAGTGTAGCTATAAACATTCGTTTTTCCTCATATCACCTTTAATCTGCTTTCCTTGCATAAGCAAGg
The Glycine max cultivar Williams 82 chromosome 16, Glycine_max_v4.0, whole genome shotgun sequence genome window above contains:
- the LOC100781419 gene encoding ABC transporter G family member 14, with the protein product MPENCIAPKPEHNNNNTTHPEEGPPEMTETVLPIKTNEQSFPKLAMFPITLKFEELVYNVKIEHKGGLCWGSTRSCKEKTILKGVTGMVSPGEIMAMLGPSGSGKTTLLTALGGRLSGKLSGKVTYNNQPFSGAMKRRTGFVAQDDVLYPHLTVFETLLFTALLRLPNSLTKEEKVHHVEHVISELGLSRCRGSMIGGPFFRGISGGERKRVSIGQEMLINPSLLLLDEPTSGLDSTTAQRIITTIKGLACGGRTVVTTIHQPSSRLYHMFDKVVLLSEGCPIYYGPASSAMDYFSSVGFSTSMIVNPADLMLDLANGIAPDSSKLPTEQSGSQEVEKKLVREALVSAYDKNIATRLKDELCSLEVNNFKAIKDASTNAGNHIKPEQWCTSWWHQFKVLLQRGLRERRFEAFNRLRIFQVISVAFLGGLLWWHTPESHIGDRIALLFFFSVFWGFYPLYNAVFTFPQERRMLIKERSSGMYRLSSYFLARTVGDLPIELALPTAFAIIIYWMGGLKPHPVTFLLSLLVVLYSVLVSQSLGLAFGAILMEVKQATTLASVTTLVFLIAGGYYIQQIPPFIEWLKYLSYSYYCYKLLVGVQYNDDDHYECSKGVLCKVGEFPPIKSVGLNHLWVDVAIMALMLVGYRLIAYLALQRMR